The following DNA comes from Candidatus Nitrosotalea okcheonensis.
TACGAATGTCACCAGACTGGATCAGTGGAATATCTTGCGGAAATACGATTGTCCCCTCAAATCCTTCTTTTGCAAAATAATTGTCAGCAAGCAATACTGCACTGTTTACTCCCTGTTCAGACTCGTCATAGATTCCAATGGCACCGAATTTTTTGCCAATACCAAGAGCATCCTCATCCTTGCTCACAAGAACTGTTTTTTCAATAACATCGGATTTTGTTACAGAATCCAAGACAGATTCAAGCATCAACTTACAAATTTGCTCAGTCTTTTCAGGCGACAATCCAAGGCGTGTCTTGGCTCTAGAAAAAGTTTTTACCGGAATTATTGCGCCAACGCGCAAGCTAGACATGTACTTGTTTCATAATAAAGGACGCCAATGCTTCTTCATCCTTTTTGTCTTTCATCTTTATTTTGGTTTCATAAACTTTCATGTCCAAGTTTTCAATTTTTCTTGTTAGTAACCTATCCGAAGAATCAATTACCATGTGTGATGCAACTTCGGAATACATTTTTGCAAGACCATAAACAGAGACTTCCATTCCAGCAGCTTCCATGTATTTTGTTGCAGGGCCGCTGATTGCAGCATTTCCAATCAATGGACTTACAACTACAACTTTTTTCTTTGACTTGGACAATTCTTTTCTTATTCCCTTGATGGATAAAATCGGTCCAATACTAGTAAGAGGGTTCCCGGGTGCAATTATCACCAACTTGGCATCATGTATCGCATTTACAGCAGCAGGATTTGCACGTGCCTTGTCGGCTCCGATATATTTTATACCGTCAACCTTGTCTTGCCCCTTGTACTTTACCCAATATTCCTGAAGATGAAGATCTCCCTTGGTGGTTACAATTCTTGTCTCTACACTGTTATCAGTAACTGGTATAATTTTTGTATCAATTGCAAATTTCTGGCACATCCATTCAGTAATATCAGACAGGTTCTTTCCATTCTTAAGCATGTTTGTTCTCAGGAGGTGAATTGCAGCATCCCTGTCACCGATGTTAAACCAAGTCTCTTCTCCCAGCATTTCCATCTGACGTAAAAATCCATAAGTGTCTTTTTTTATCCCCCATCCCTTGTCAGTGTCCAAGACATCTGCAAGTCCATATAGAATAGTATCAATGTCCGGACAGATGTACAGTCCGTACAACCAATAATTGTCGCCAACATTTGATACTACAGAAATATCTCGAGTTTGAGTTGCCATACCGCGCACTAGTTTGACAGAACCTGTTCCACCTGCAAGAATTGTAATCATTTTTCTATTTGCCCCGTGAAATTAATAACTAACACCAACTAAATATTACTCTTGCCAATACACTGCACAGGAATTATCAACTTCAAAATTAATGCTAAGATTTATTACTATCCCAAGGAAAATTGTGATTCGTGACTAAGAGACTCCTTTTAGCATCAGCCGTCTTGAGTTTATTGGTTATCGGAATGGTTTCTCCTGTACTTGCAACAGTAGATTTTAATGCATACCTGCCAATTTCCGGAAAGCCAATCACGCCACAATTCATGTTTACAAAGAATGTTGCAATTGATTATTCAAACGGTGGAAAATTAAAAGATCTTTTAAACGGTAAGAATGTAACATATTCATACTCTGGCAACTCAAACAATAATCCAAGCATCAAAACACTCATGGAATCATTAAACACACTGCTTGCAACACAGAGAAAGACAACTGCAACATTTTCAGACTTGCAAGTAGATTATCAAGTTCAGGTAAACGGTGATAGTCAAGGTGCTACCATCGATTACAAGATAGTGTTAACTCCAACACTAACAGGATACATGCTATACAAGAGCAATGGAGACACACCTACAGTATTTGACGTATCATGGATGGGATTCAGTATGACAGGCCCAGCAGTCATATCAGCTGGAAGCCTAGGAAACGTGGATATCAATTCACCAATAGGAATAATCAAGAGTCAATTACCAGATGTTTATAATGTATTGAAAGGAACTGCTGCAGAAGCTCCCCTGAGCGTAAACTTGCTTGATGCAAGCGCCCTAGTAGGATTTCCAATCGAAAAGTGGAATGCCCTTTTTGACCCAGCATATACCCTCAGTGATGCAGTAGGCTTGGGATACAAGGGACAAAAGGTAGCAGTTACCTCATTTGCATATGGACAAAGCGATCTGTACCAGGGATCATTGAAGACAGTCAATACAAACGTAGATTTTACAACAGATGCCAAGTATCACTTGTCAATGGTTGAAAGAGCAGGCTCTGGTACACTTGACGTAGACGGTCATGCAAACGGATTAGAAGTCCAGGGAGATCCGGCAATTTCAACAACAGTTGGTGCATCAGCAAACGTAGGCACCACAACAGCTCAGGGTCTATCAACTATGACAATTTATGCGATGGCAGGATTTGCAGCAGTTATTGCAGTAGGAATTTTCATATGGAGTAACAAAAAGGTGAAAGATGCAGCAAAGAGAGGAGTAGACAC
Coding sequences within:
- the cofD gene encoding 2-phospho-L-lactate transferase; this translates as MITILAGGTGSVKLVRGMATQTRDISVVSNVGDNYWLYGLYICPDIDTILYGLADVLDTDKGWGIKKDTYGFLRQMEMLGEETWFNIGDRDAAIHLLRTNMLKNGKNLSDITEWMCQKFAIDTKIIPVTDNSVETRIVTTKGDLHLQEYWVKYKGQDKVDGIKYIGADKARANPAAVNAIHDAKLVIIAPGNPLTSIGPILSIKGIRKELSKSKKKVVVVSPLIGNAAISGPATKYMEAAGMEVSVYGLAKMYSEVASHMVIDSSDRLLTRKIENLDMKVYETKIKMKDKKDEEALASFIMKQVHV
- the cofC gene encoding 2-phospho-L-lactate guanylyltransferase, giving the protein MSSLRVGAIIPVKTFSRAKTRLGLSPEKTEQICKLMLESVLDSVTKSDVIEKTVLVSKDEDALGIGKKFGAIGIYDESEQGVNSAVLLADNYFAKEGFEGTIVFPQDIPLIQSGDIRTLYQMRTSDRCVLVVPSRKFDGTNALFRTPPCVMETHYDEDSYKIHLNTAEKRNANSSLVLIRRIMLDIDDQSDLNFILSFSDTAIANSLKKVLG